One part of the Candidatus Neomarinimicrobiota bacterium genome encodes these proteins:
- a CDS encoding c-type cytochrome — MKRYIIIALISGFLFAQKSELKNVKVLHYKTKRELVKFMKSVVAPELGVKCNFCHNLTDYSSDEKDHKKVARQMMAMVQQSNKTMNDLNFHEISCWVCHRGNEHPQHPPKKK, encoded by the coding sequence ATGAAAAGGTATATTATTATTGCGCTTATAAGCGGATTTCTGTTTGCACAGAAATCTGAATTGAAAAATGTGAAGGTGTTACATTATAAAACTAAACGTGAATTAGTAAAATTTATGAAATCTGTTGTAGCACCCGAATTGGGTGTTAAGTGTAATTTCTGCCATAATTTGACTGATTATTCCAGCGATGAAAAGGATCATAAAAAAGTCGCTCGTCAAATGATGGCAATGGTTCAACAATCCAATAAAACAATGAATGATCTTAATTTTCATGAAATTTCCTGTTGGGTGTGCCATCGGGGAAATGAACATCCACAACATCCACCCAAGAAAAAATAG